A window of Bacillus toyonensis BCT-7112 genomic DNA:
TCTGTCTCCATACTTCCCACTCAAAATCTTTTCGTATTTTTAATAGACATAACATCACAAGTGCAGCAATTCCAAAGCGCCATGCCGCTATATGAATCGCTTCGAAATACTGCACCGCATATTTCGAAGCGTTAAATGTCCCACCAGTAAATATCGCAAATCCTAACAGCTGCGCATATACTTTATTCTTCATTGTCAGCCTCCGAGTTTTTCTCTTCTAAAAAACCGTAATAAATTTCTAATTTCTCTTCTGTTAGTTGAACTACTTTTTGCAATTGTTCCTGTTGTTCTTTTAACCGCTCTAAGTGAGTTGTTAAAATTAAAATTCTCTTTTTTACTTTCGTAGGTACTTCCTCTTTCCGCTGCTTGATTTCCTCTATAATACATCCATCACTTGCAAACTCAGCGATTTCTTCTAATGACATTCCAGTTTGCTTTAATGAATATAAGAATTTTAATAGACGCACATCACCTTCTGTATACTGACGAATGCCGCTATTTCGCGTTGGTGGTGGTAATAAACCTAACTTCTCATAATAGCGCAAAGTATGAATCCCCATCCCTGTTAACTCTGCTACTTCACCGATTTTATACATGTTCTCTCCCCCTTGTTTTTACATATTTATCTTACAACCTAGAGTTAACTCTAGGTCAATACGCAAATAAAATGAAACTTTAAT
This region includes:
- a CDS encoding MerR family transcriptional regulator; the encoded protein is MYKIGEVAELTGMGIHTLRYYEKLGLLPPPTRNSGIRQYTEGDVRLLKFLYSLKQTGMSLEEIAEFASDGCIIEEIKQRKEEVPTKVKKRILILTTHLERLKEQQEQLQKVVQLTEEKLEIYYGFLEEKNSEADNEE